The following proteins are encoded in a genomic region of Coffea eugenioides isolate CCC68of chromosome 6, Ceug_1.0, whole genome shotgun sequence:
- the LOC113775542 gene encoding protein trichome birefringence-like 3, whose protein sequence is MGTIKAPRGKIPLSIIAILFCVFAFMALLYTERLSFLSSGSIFKFRPCAARYKMSKTDNKRSVNKQIDYAADDRFEFDPEECDIGHGKWVFNRSIKPLYSDRTCPYVDRQVSCVKNGRNDSDYRHWQWRPDDCMLPRFNPDIALKKLQGKRLMFVGDSLQRGQWQSFVCLVEHIIPKSQKSMKRGRVHSVFRAKEYNTTIEFYWAPFLVESNSDERIVGDPKKRILRVDSIAKHAKHWVDVDILVFNTYVWWMSGLKIKSLWGSFANGEEGSEELDAPVSYRIGLKTWANWVDSTIDPNTTRVFFTTMSPTHQRSEDWGNKNGIKCFNETKPILNKWHWGSGSDRRMMNVVASVVEKMKVPVTFINITQLSEYRIDAHSSIYTELQGQLLTDEQKADPLHNADCIHWCLPGVPDTWNQILFAHL, encoded by the exons ATGGGAACGATTAAAGCCCCTAGAGGAAAGATACCATTATCCATAATTGCCATATTATTCTGCGTTTTTGCCTTCATGGCTCTTCTGTACACTGAAAGActgagttttctttcttccggATCTATTTTCAAGTTTAGGCCCTGTGCAGCCAGGTATAAAATGTCCAAAACAG ATAATAAAAGGTCAGTGAACAAACAAATTGATTATGCAGCAGACGACCGGTTCGAATTTGATCCAGAGGAATGCGACATTGGTCATGGGAAATGGGTGTTTAACCGCTCGATTAAGCCGTTGTATTCGGACAGGACATGTCCCTATGTTGACAGGCAAGTTTCCTGCGTGAAGAATGGTAGAAACGACTCGGATTACCGGCACTGGCAATGGCGGCCAGATGACTGCATGTTACCTAG GTTCAATCCAGATATTGCCCTAAAAAAGCTTCAAGGAAAGAGGCTGATGTTTGTTGGGGATTCACTGCAGAGAGGGCAATGGCAGTCTTTTGTTTGCCTCGTTGAACACATAATTCCTAAAAGCCAGAAGTCCATGAAGCGAGGCCGTGTTCATTCAGTTTTTAGAGCTAAG GAGTACAACACCACAATTGAGTTTTATTGGGCTCCATTTCTAGTTGAGTCGAACTCAGACGAACGCATAGTAGGAGATCCAAAGAAAAGAATTCTAAGAGTTGATTCAATTGCGAAACATGCCAAACACTGGGTAGATGTAGACattcttgttttcaatacttacGTCTGGTGGATGAGCGGTCTCAAGATCAAGTCTCT ATGGGGTTCATTTGCCAATGGGGAGGAAGGTTCTGAAGAGCTGGACGCACCTGTTTCGTACAGAATAGGATTGAAGACATGGGCGAACTGGGTTGATTCCACAATCGATCCTAATACAACTCGAGTGTTCTTTACTACAATGTCTCCCACGCATCAGAG GAGTGAAGACTGGGGCAACAAGAATGGGATCAAGTGCTTCAACGAGACAAAACCCATCTTGAACAAATGGCACTGGGGAAGTGGTTCAGATAGAAGGATGATGAATGTGGTGGCCAGTGTAGTTGAAAAGATGAAAGTGCCTGTCACGTTCATTAACATAACACAACTATCCGAGTACAGGATTGACGCTCACTCATCAATTTACACAGAGTTACAAGGACAATTGTTGACGGACGAGCAAAAGGCTGACCCGTTACACAATGCGGATTGCATACACTGGTGTTTGCCGGGAGTCCCTGatacttggaatcaaatacttTTTGCACATCTGTAG